The sequence TTTTCCAGAAAAACTTTGTGGAAGGAATTGCAACCAGTGGCTTAAAGGCGTAATGAGCAGGTGAATATATGCGAAAAACACAATCATTAAATGGAGTTTGGGAATGGCATTCCGAAGGAGCCTCCCACGATGCCGTATACACGGGAGAAGTGCCTGGAACGGTGATCAGCCATATGCTGAAACATAAGCTGATCGAGGATCCTTATTGGAGATGCAATGAATATGCTGTCCGGGAATTGATGGCAAATGATTATCTTTATAAAAGAAGCTTTGCGGTGTCAGGAGAGGATCTGGAATTTTCCCATGCAGAACTTATCTGCGCCGGAATTGATACCATTGCCTCCATCCGCATGAATGGCTGTCTGGTTGCAGAAACCAGGGATATGCACAGAACCTACCGTTTCCCGGTAAAGGAATTTTTGCAGGAAGGAGAAAACCGGATAGAGGTTTTATTTCTCTCCCCGCTGAAATTTGTAAGGAAAGAGGATGAGGGAAATGATATCTTCTATGCCTCCACCGGATGTATCCACGGGAATGCGGCACTTCGCAAGGCTCATTATATGTTTGGATGGGACTGGGGCCCGCAGCTTCCGGATATGGGAATCTTCCGGGATATAGCCATCGAATATTTCAGCGAAGCGAAACTCCAGGATGTCCATATCAGGCAGGAGCATGAAAACAGTGGCAGAGTAGGGCTGAAATTTGAAGTAAAAACAAAGCAGCCTCCCTCTTTTGAAGAAAGGCAGGAAAACAGGCAGACATGGCTTACCGAGACTGTAATAACAGATCCGGAAGGCAGGCTTGTATCCAGGACAGTCCGAAACAGCGGAGAGTGGCAGTATGAAGAAACCATTCCAGAGCCCCGGATATGGTGGCCCAACGGTTTAGGAGAGCATCCCTTATACAGGGTGAATATCCGCCTGCTTGATGAAGCAGGAACCTGTCATGATGCCTATGAATGCCGGATCGGCCTTCGGACCGTGACCGTCAGCACGGATAAAAATGAATACGGAAAAGAGTTTGCTATTACGGTGAACGGAATAAAAATATTTACCATGGGAGCGAATTATATCCCGGAAGACAATATTTTAACAAGGGTGTCGAAGGAGAGGACTGCACGGTTGATCGAAGACTGTGCTGCCGCAAACTTCAATTGCTTAAGAGTCTGGGGCGGAGGTTATTACCCTGATGACTATTTCTATGATAAATGCGATGAAGAAGGAATATTAATCTGGCAGGATCTGATGTTTGGATGCAATGTCTATGCATTAAACGAACCTTTTGAAGAGGACATTATAGAAGAAACAAAGGACAATGTCCGCCGTTTAAGGCACCATGCTTGTCTGGCCCTGTGGTGCGGAAATAATGAAATGGAATGGGGCTGGGCAGATGAGTGGGCAAGGCTGAAAGGCCATCACCCCAGATATAAAGCAGACTATACAAAAATCTTTGAATATATTCTTCCCCGGGCAATTAAAGACTGTGATGACACTACCTTTTTCTGGCCATCTTCTCCGTCCTCAGGAGGAGCCTTTGACAATCCCAACGCGACCAACCGGGGGGATCAGCATTATTGGGAGGTCTGGCATTCAGGAAAGCCGTTTACGGAATATGGAGATTTCAGCTTTTGCTCAGAATACGGTTTCCAATCCTTTCCACACAGCAAAACAATAGCCTCCTTTACCCTGCCAGAGGACCGGAATATTTTTAGCAGGGTCATGGAATCACACCAGAAAAACCCAGCGGCTAACGGGAAGATTTTAAACTACATAGCAGATTACTTCCTTTATCCTAAGGATACGGATTCACTGGCATATATCTCTCAGATTCTTCAGTTAAAGGCTATTGAGTATGGCGTAGAACATTGGAGAAGAAAGAGGGGGCAATGCATGGGTTCTCTATACTGGCAGCTTAATGACTGCTGGCCGGTAGCCTCCTGGGCGAGCATTGACTATTATGGACGCTGGAAAGCGCTCCATTACGGAGCACGCAGGTTTTATGCGCCCCTTACCATTTCCATCGGTGAAGAGAAGGAACTCTCTCCTCATGTTTCCTATTACGTTCATAACGATACCAGGGAGGAACAGCAGTGCAGGGCGGAAATTCTCCTTAAGGATCATAAATTCCGGGTGTTGTGGAAAGAGGCATGGGAAGGGGAACTGCCTGCGTTGTCGGTGTTAAAGTGCATGGAAACAGATTTTTCCCCATGGACCGATGACGAAGCCCTTTGCTCTTCTGTTTTTTCTGTATTCCGACTATACAGGGGAGAAGAACTTCTTACGGAACGGACGGTTCTGTTTGTAAAACCAAAGCATTTTGATTATAATGCCCCGGCTTATGATGTTTCGGTTTCAGAGTCAGAGCATAGCTTTGATATTACGGTGAAAGCTTCCTGTTTCTGCCAGTATGTAGAGCTTTACTTTAAAGATTTTGACGTTATTTTCTCTGATAACTTTTTTGATATTACTTCGCCGGAAGGAGTTACGGTTCACGTAAGCAAAAAAGACTTTAAAGACCAGATGAGCCCAGACATGGTGAAAGAAAACCTGGTGGTGCGGAGTGTTGCTGACAGTTATGAAAGCTGAGAAGGGAGGAGATAAAGATGGGACTTACACAGGAACAGATACAACAGTTAGAGACGCCCTGTCTGGTTATTGATGTGGATCTGGCGGAAAAAAACATAAGAAGGATGCAGGAAGCAGCGGATCAAGCCGGCTGCCGGCTGCGCCCTCATATCAAGACCCATAAAATGCCCTTATTTGCCGAAATGCAGATAAAGGCCGGTGCAAGCGGGATCACCTGTGCCAAGGTAAGTGAAGCTGAGGTCATGGCTGACGGAGGCATGGAGGATATTTTCATTGCTTATCCTATGGTCGGAAATTTCCGTATCCAGAGGGCGATTTCGTTGGCAAAAAGGATCAAAAGGCTTATTTTGACCATTGACAGCCTGGAAGGTGCTAATGCGCTGAATCAGGCAGCTTCTGATCAGGATATGATCCTGGAAGTCCGTATGGAGATCGATACGGGAGCCGGACGCACGGGAGTGCCTATGGACCGGGCAGTGGAGCTGGCCCTTGCCCTTAAGCAGATGAAGCATTTAAACCTCAAAGGTATATTTACGTTTAAGAGCCTAATCCTGTCCGGCAAGCCAACGGAGGACAATTTGCTGGCTGCCGAGGAAGAAGGAAACATGATGGCTGAAACTGCCAGGCTGTTGAAAGATGCGGGAGTAGAGATACAGGACATCAGTGCCGGTTCATCCCCCACCGGTGTTAAAGTGGCACAGACGGGAAAGGTAAATGAGATCCGCCCTGGCACCTATATTTTTGATGATTTTATGCTGACCAAGGAAAAGGTAGCCGATATCAGTGAGATCGCTGTCCGGTTCTATGCGACAGTAGTCAGCTGCCAGCATTCGGAATATGCCGTAGTGGACGGAGGAACCAAGTGCTTTCCAACGGATGTGGTTCCAGGGCAGCCTCCGTTTTACTATCCCGGATATGCGGTGGTGGAAGGAGATGACAATCTTAAGCTGTCACGGATGAATGAAGAACATGGGATCATCACAGCCATTAACGGGGAGACCGGGCTGCATGTGGGTCAGGTTCTGTCTCTGATCCCCATCCATGTATGTACGGCTGTTAATATGCAGAATTCTGTTTACATTTTGGAGAATGGTTCTCTCAGAAAACAAAAAGTAGATGCAAGAGGGATGCTGATATGAGTTATATTCTGATCAAAAACGGACTGATTTATGACGGAAGCGGAGTACTGCCGTATCAGAGCGATATCCTGATAGAGGGGGAAAAAATTATTGAAATTGCCCCGGATATTGAACAGGAAGGTGCCCAGGTAATCGATGCTTCCGGGAAGGCGGTAACTCCCGGTTTCATTGACATACACCGGCATTGCGACATTGCGCCGTTTACCAATCCTCATTTTGGGGAAATAGAGCTGGCCCAGGGGATCACCACCACCTTTGTGGGAAACTGCGGTCTTGCACCAGTGCCTTCAGTTCCTTCGTGGAGGAAGGAATTATATGATTACCTGGAGCCGGTAATCGGAAGACTTCCTGATGATCTGGCCTTTGAAACCTATGAAGATTACAGGAAAGCCCTGGAAGCAGCAGACCTACCGCTCAACATGGGATTTTTTGCAGCTTCGGACAGCATCAAGGTAGCTTTAAAGGGGTTTGGAAGCAAGGCATATACGGAAGAAGAACTCAAAAAGGCTCAGGAGTATGTAAAAGATGCATTGGCCCAGGGAGCCTTTGGGATTACGCTGGGAATCATGTATCAGCCGGAATGCTATTCAAACAGGGAAGAGCTTACGGCAGTTGTAAAGGCAGTTGCCGGAAATGGCGGCATTCTCTGTACCCATATCCGGGGAGAGGGAGACAGCCTGGTGGAGTCGGTGGAAGAAGTGATCGATGTGGCGGCAAAGGCAGGGGTTCCTTTAAATATCAGCCATTTGAAATCAACGGGAATCAAGAACTGGAACCGCAAGATATTTGATGCGATTCAGAGGATCGAACAGGCCAGGGAATCAGGTCAGGATGTTACTGCAGATTTTTATCCCTATGACGGCGGTTCTACCACCCTCCAGTCCCTGCTTCCGCCAACCATTATGGAAGAATCCTTCGAGGCTCTGATAAAAGGCTTATCAGGCCCAGAGGGGAAGCAGAGGCTGCGCTCGGAGTTACATAAGGTTCATCAGGGCTGGGATAATATGTCGGAAAGCATTGGATGGGACCGGATCATCATCAGCTCCGTCACCCTTGAGAAAAATGCATTTATGCAGGGGCAGACAATCGGAGTGCTGGCAGAAAAGCTGGGATATGAAGAGCCTTCCGATCTTGTGGCAGACTTACTTGTGGAGGAAAATGGGAAAGTGGGAATTATTGTGTTAAGCATGTCCCAGCAGGATGTGGATGCGGTGGCCCGACTCCCCTTTACCTTATTGATTTCTGACTCCCTGTACGGCGGTGACGGAAAGAACGCCCATCCCCGCCTCCTTGGGACGACAGCCAGATTTTTAAATGATTTTGTAATAAAGCGAAAGGTACTGTCCATGGAGCAGGCCATCAGTAAGATGACCTATCAGCCTGCTAAACGGATGGGCCTGGAGGACAGGGGGCTTTTAAGGCCCGGATACCAGGCAGATGTGCTGGTATTTCAGCCGGAGAGTTTCTTAGATCATGCAGATTACACCGGAAAGCATGACCCATGTACGGGCATGGACCTGGTGCTGGTGGGAGGTAAACAGGTGCTGGCAGACGGCATTCTTGTGGACCGCACCAGTGGGAAGCTGTTGAGAAAGGGCTTTAAATAAATAGAAGGAACCCCCTTCCAGGCATACTTATATGCCCTGAGAAGCCGGGCGAAAAAAGGAAAGAAGGAAGCAGACATGAATATTTATGAAAAACTGAAAGAACTTAATTTGGAGATCCCGGCAGCTCCGCCTAAAGGAGGAGTATATGCCCCGTGCCAGGAATTTGGAAACAACCTGGTATACATATCAGGCTGCGGGCCGGTGATCGGAGAAGAAGGGATTCGTGGAAAGCTTGGAAATGAATTTACCACAGAAGAAGGAAAAGCCTTTTCCAGAGATGCCATGTTAAATGTTCTTGCAGTGTTACAGGATAAAATCGGGGATTTGAACCGGGTAAAGCGTGCAATTAAAATTCTTACCTTTGTGGCAAGTGCGGATACCTTTTATGAGCAGCCGGCTGTGGCTAATGGAGGAAGTGAATTACTGTTACAGCTTTTAGGCCAGGAGAATGTACCGGCCCGTTCAGCCATAGGCGTCAACGTATTGCCTGGAAATATTCCTGTTGAGACGGAAGCTATATTTGAAATTGAAGAATAATCTTTTGGTGAGGGATAAAAATGGATCGTCAATTTGAAAAAAATTTAATAGAGTCATTATACGTACATTACCCCTTAAAACCGGAGTACGATAAAAGCATGGAGACCTATCATTTGAAAAAGCCGGTTTTGTCCTCTGTGAATTTATGGGATGGAACCAGCCTGGAGCCATGGAGCTTTGACGGTGAGGGAGAAGTTCAGGTAAAGGAAGGTAACATATTGTGCCTGGAAACAAAGTCACGGGCGGACCACTGGCCGGATAATGAAGTCAGGGCAAACGATGCGGCAGCAGGACTTTATGCCACCTTTGGAAGCTATATTGCAAGGCTGAATGTGAAGGGGCTGGAACTTGGAAAAGGAAACCGGATATGGTTTAAAATCCGTCCTATTTGCCCCGGCCTTCACAGTCCAATCGTGCGTGTAGGGTTCGTCAATAATGGGATAACCAAGATACCGGATGTCTATTCGAGAGAAGGCTTTAATGCCATCAATTTGAAAAATAATGAATGGAATACCTGTACCTGGGAGATCGATTCCATTGCCCATGATGCAATCGAGGAAATTTCATTTAACATTCACCGCTATGGCAAGGAAGTGAGCACTGGCGATGACATGAGATTTGAACTCTGTGATATCCAGCTTCAGGAGGTAAAACCAGGAGTCGTTCATGGTTGGCAGTGTGAGGAAGAGGAAGTAGTATATTCTACAACCGGTTACTTTGCAGACGGGAGAAAAACCGCAATTGCCAATACCTCAGCCAAAGAGTTTGAAATCGTGAAAGAAGAAGCCGGCTTAGAGGAAGTAGCGGTATACCGTGGACAGATTGAGAAGGTGGAAAACCACCTGGGAAGCTTCGGGGTATTGGATTTCTCGGACTTAAAAACCGAAGGTACATACAGAATCCGGTTTGGAAATACGGTAAGTGAGCGGTTTATCATAGGAAATGACGTCCTGGAAAGTACTCTGTGGAAGCTGACCAATTTCATGTACTGTGAGCGGTGCGGCTACCCGGTTCCTAACTGCCATGGAACCTGCCATCAGGATGTGATCGCAGAACACAACGGGGTGAAATTGGTGTATGCAGGTGGCTGGCACGACGCAGCAGATGTTTCCCAGCAGACCATGCAGACGGCAGAGATCTTAGATGCCATGATCGCTTCCGCAGGGAAGGTGAAGGATTCTGATCCAATGCTGTTTGGCAGAATGATGGAAGAAGCCAACTGGGGACTGGACTTTGTGCTTCGTATGCGCTTTGGAGACGGCTACCGTGCATCCCATGCGGCCATCCGCAGGTGGACCGACAACTTCATTGGAAATATGGACGATTGTGAAGCAGATGTTCACAACCGGTCCTTTGAAAACTTTGTTTTTGCCGCGGTAGAAGCCGGTGCCGGAGAAGCCTTTAAGGAACTGGACCGGGAGCTGGCGTGGAAGTGCGTAGATGCAGCGAAAGAAGATTTCCGTTTTGCCGATGAGCGGTTCCGGGAAGTTGGGGTGGAAGGACCGTATCATCTACTGGAACATACGGCAGGCTCCAGCCTTTCCCAATACTATGCTGTTGCAGCATGGGCTGCGGCCAGGATATATAAAATTACCGGAGACAGCTATTTTTATGATAAGACTGCCGAGTATGCAGATAAGGTGATCTCCTGCCAGGAAACCAGAAATGACCTGCCCATGAGGGGATTCTTCTGCAGGGATGAAAGCAAATCCCATATTGTTCATTTCTCCCATCAGGCGAGGGATCAGGTTTTTGTCATGGCACTGGCAGAGGTATGCGGTGCGCTTGCAGAGCATGAAAATAAGGCTGTGTGGGAAGAAGGCTTAAAGCTCCATGGGGAGTATTTAAAAGGCCTTCAGAAATATACGGCTCCCTATGGCATGCTGCCGGCCGGAATCCATCACATCAGCGAGGCAGATGACCAGGAAGCCTTCCATGTGGTGCACCCAAAGGTTGATTATGAAAGAGAACGGGTCAATTACGTGGAGCAGCTGAAGCAGGGCGTTGATCTGGGAGACGGATATTATATAAGAACATTCCCGGTGTGGTTTTCTTACCGTGGAAATTCGGCGATCCAGCTGTCTATGGGAAAAGCAGCTTCCATCATAGGAACGTATTTCGGTGATGGGGAGTTAATTGAAATTGCCAGAGAGCAGCTTTACTGGACCCTTGGAAAGAACCCCTTCGGCCAGTCTCTGATCTATGGGGAAGGAAACCATTACGGCCAGGAATATACGGCTCTGCTTGGAGAAACCGTTGGAGAGATGCCGGTAGGCGTTCAGACCAGAGGGAATGAAGACCTTCCTTATTGGCCGCCTGCCAATATTGCCACCTATAGAGAAGTGTGGACAACGCCGCCGGGCCGCTTTATGTGGGTAGCCGCTGATTTGATTTAAGCTGAAGATGACTG is a genomic window of Lacrimispora sphenoides containing:
- a CDS encoding alanine racemase, whose translation is MGLTQEQIQQLETPCLVIDVDLAEKNIRRMQEAADQAGCRLRPHIKTHKMPLFAEMQIKAGASGITCAKVSEAEVMADGGMEDIFIAYPMVGNFRIQRAISLAKRIKRLILTIDSLEGANALNQAASDQDMILEVRMEIDTGAGRTGVPMDRAVELALALKQMKHLNLKGIFTFKSLILSGKPTEDNLLAAEEEGNMMAETARLLKDAGVEIQDISAGSSPTGVKVAQTGKVNEIRPGTYIFDDFMLTKEKVADISEIAVRFYATVVSCQHSEYAVVDGGTKCFPTDVVPGQPPFYYPGYAVVEGDDNLKLSRMNEEHGIITAINGETGLHVGQVLSLIPIHVCTAVNMQNSVYILENGSLRKQKVDARGMLI
- a CDS encoding beta-mannosidase; this translates as MRKTQSLNGVWEWHSEGASHDAVYTGEVPGTVISHMLKHKLIEDPYWRCNEYAVRELMANDYLYKRSFAVSGEDLEFSHAELICAGIDTIASIRMNGCLVAETRDMHRTYRFPVKEFLQEGENRIEVLFLSPLKFVRKEDEGNDIFYASTGCIHGNAALRKAHYMFGWDWGPQLPDMGIFRDIAIEYFSEAKLQDVHIRQEHENSGRVGLKFEVKTKQPPSFEERQENRQTWLTETVITDPEGRLVSRTVRNSGEWQYEETIPEPRIWWPNGLGEHPLYRVNIRLLDEAGTCHDAYECRIGLRTVTVSTDKNEYGKEFAITVNGIKIFTMGANYIPEDNILTRVSKERTARLIEDCAAANFNCLRVWGGGYYPDDYFYDKCDEEGILIWQDLMFGCNVYALNEPFEEDIIEETKDNVRRLRHHACLALWCGNNEMEWGWADEWARLKGHHPRYKADYTKIFEYILPRAIKDCDDTTFFWPSSPSSGGAFDNPNATNRGDQHYWEVWHSGKPFTEYGDFSFCSEYGFQSFPHSKTIASFTLPEDRNIFSRVMESHQKNPAANGKILNYIADYFLYPKDTDSLAYISQILQLKAIEYGVEHWRRKRGQCMGSLYWQLNDCWPVASWASIDYYGRWKALHYGARRFYAPLTISIGEEKELSPHVSYYVHNDTREEQQCRAEILLKDHKFRVLWKEAWEGELPALSVLKCMETDFSPWTDDEALCSSVFSVFRLYRGEELLTERTVLFVKPKHFDYNAPAYDVSVSESEHSFDITVKASCFCQYVELYFKDFDVIFSDNFFDITSPEGVTVHVSKKDFKDQMSPDMVKENLVVRSVADSYES
- a CDS encoding N-acyl-D-amino-acid deacylase family protein, translating into MSYILIKNGLIYDGSGVLPYQSDILIEGEKIIEIAPDIEQEGAQVIDASGKAVTPGFIDIHRHCDIAPFTNPHFGEIELAQGITTTFVGNCGLAPVPSVPSWRKELYDYLEPVIGRLPDDLAFETYEDYRKALEAADLPLNMGFFAASDSIKVALKGFGSKAYTEEELKKAQEYVKDALAQGAFGITLGIMYQPECYSNREELTAVVKAVAGNGGILCTHIRGEGDSLVESVEEVIDVAAKAGVPLNISHLKSTGIKNWNRKIFDAIQRIEQARESGQDVTADFYPYDGGSTTLQSLLPPTIMEESFEALIKGLSGPEGKQRLRSELHKVHQGWDNMSESIGWDRIIISSVTLEKNAFMQGQTIGVLAEKLGYEEPSDLVADLLVEENGKVGIIVLSMSQQDVDAVARLPFTLLISDSLYGGDGKNAHPRLLGTTARFLNDFVIKRKVLSMEQAISKMTYQPAKRMGLEDRGLLRPGYQADVLVFQPESFLDHADYTGKHDPCTGMDLVLVGGKQVLADGILVDRTSGKLLRKGFK
- a CDS encoding RidA family protein → MNIYEKLKELNLEIPAAPPKGGVYAPCQEFGNNLVYISGCGPVIGEEGIRGKLGNEFTTEEGKAFSRDAMLNVLAVLQDKIGDLNRVKRAIKILTFVASADTFYEQPAVANGGSELLLQLLGQENVPARSAIGVNVLPGNIPVETEAIFEIEE
- a CDS encoding glycoside hydrolase family 9 protein, which encodes MDRQFEKNLIESLYVHYPLKPEYDKSMETYHLKKPVLSSVNLWDGTSLEPWSFDGEGEVQVKEGNILCLETKSRADHWPDNEVRANDAAAGLYATFGSYIARLNVKGLELGKGNRIWFKIRPICPGLHSPIVRVGFVNNGITKIPDVYSREGFNAINLKNNEWNTCTWEIDSIAHDAIEEISFNIHRYGKEVSTGDDMRFELCDIQLQEVKPGVVHGWQCEEEEVVYSTTGYFADGRKTAIANTSAKEFEIVKEEAGLEEVAVYRGQIEKVENHLGSFGVLDFSDLKTEGTYRIRFGNTVSERFIIGNDVLESTLWKLTNFMYCERCGYPVPNCHGTCHQDVIAEHNGVKLVYAGGWHDAADVSQQTMQTAEILDAMIASAGKVKDSDPMLFGRMMEEANWGLDFVLRMRFGDGYRASHAAIRRWTDNFIGNMDDCEADVHNRSFENFVFAAVEAGAGEAFKELDRELAWKCVDAAKEDFRFADERFREVGVEGPYHLLEHTAGSSLSQYYAVAAWAAARIYKITGDSYFYDKTAEYADKVISCQETRNDLPMRGFFCRDESKSHIVHFSHQARDQVFVMALAEVCGALAEHENKAVWEEGLKLHGEYLKGLQKYTAPYGMLPAGIHHISEADDQEAFHVVHPKVDYERERVNYVEQLKQGVDLGDGYYIRTFPVWFSYRGNSAIQLSMGKAASIIGTYFGDGELIEIAREQLYWTLGKNPFGQSLIYGEGNHYGQEYTALLGETVGEMPVGVQTRGNEDLPYWPPANIATYREVWTTPPGRFMWVAADLI